The DNA sequence CCGACCAGCTCCTCCAGCGTGGCCCGGTCGATGGTCTCGGCCAGGTGCTTGGGGCCGGTGGCGTCGGCGGTGATGAAGGGGAGGTTGACCTCGGTCTCGCCGGCGGAGGAGAGCTCGTGCTTGGCCCGCTCGGCCGCCTCCTTGAGCCGCTGCAGCGCCATGCGGTCGCGCTTCAGGTCCAGGCCGGTCTGCTCCTTGAAGCGCTTGGCCAGCCAGTCGATGAGCCGCTGGTCGAAGTCCTCGCCGCCCAGGAAGGTGTCGCCGTTGGTGGCCTTGACCTCGAAGACCCCGGAGTTGAGCTCCAGGATGGTGATGTCGAAGGTGCCGCCGCCCAGGTCGTAGACCGCCACCCGCTCGGACGTGCCGGACCGCTGCTTGTCGATGCCGTAGGCCAGGGCCGCCGCGGTGGGCTCGTTGATGATGCGCAGGACGTTCAGGCCGGCGATGCGGCCGGCGTCCTTGGTGGCCTGGCGCTGGGCGTCGTTGAAGTAGGCCGGGCAGGTGACGATGGCCTCGGTGACCGGCTCGCCGAGGTAGTCCTCGGCGGTCTGCTTCATCTTGGCCAGGATCATGGCCGAGACCTCGGACGGGCTGTACTTCTTGCCCTCGATCTCGACCCAGGCGTCGCCGTTGTCGGCCGGCACGATGCGGTAGGCCACCAGCCCGGTGGAGCGCTTGACCTCGGCGTCCTCGAACTTGCGGCCGATGAGCCGCTTCACCACGTAGATGGTGGACTCCGGGTTGGTGATGGCCTGGCGCTTGGCGATCTGCCCGACCAGCCGCTCCCCGCCCTCCGTGAAGGCCACCATGGAGGGCGTGGTGCGCGAGCCCTCGCTGTTGGGGATGACCACCGACTCGCCGCCCTCCATGACGGAGACGCAGCTGTTGGTGGTGCCCAGATCGATGCCGATGACCTTGCCCATGGCTCCCCTGCCCGGCCGGCGCTACGACGCGCCGCCGCCCCCCGGCGCCTGCGGCGCGGCCACCGAGACGCCCACCAGGGCGGGCCGGACCAGCCGCTCGTTCAGCGTGAACCCGCGCGCGTGCTCCAGCACCACCATGCCGGGCGCCACCCCGGGGCTCGGCACCTGCATGAGGGCCTCGTGCCGGGCCGGGTCGAAGGGCTGGCCCATGGCGCTGAAGGCCTTGACCCCGTGGCGCGACAGCGCCTGCTCGAAGCTGGAGCGCACCAGCTTGACCCCGGCCACCAGCGGGTCG is a window from the Anaeromyxobacter sp. genome containing:
- the dnaK gene encoding molecular chaperone DnaK: MGKVIGIDLGTTNSCVSVMEGGESVVIPNSEGSRTTPSMVAFTEGGERLVGQIAKRQAITNPESTIYVVKRLIGRKFEDAEVKRSTGLVAYRIVPADNGDAWVEIEGKKYSPSEVSAMILAKMKQTAEDYLGEPVTEAIVTCPAYFNDAQRQATKDAGRIAGLNVLRIINEPTAAALAYGIDKQRSGTSERVAVYDLGGGTFDITILELNSGVFEVKATNGDTFLGGEDFDQRLIDWLAKRFKEQTGLDLKRDRMALQRLKEAAERAKHELSSAGETEVNLPFITADATGPKHLAETIDRATLEELVGDLVEKTIEPCKIALRDAGLTAQQLDTIILVGGMTRMPKVQEVVKRFFGREPHKGVNPDEVVAVGAAIQGGVMKGEVKDVLLLDVTPLSLGVETAGGVFTRIIEKNTTVPCKKSQVFSTAVDNQPLVSVHVLQGERDMAADDKTLGRFELVGIPPAPRGVPQIEVTFDIDANGIVHVSARDLGTGKVQNIRITASSGLTEAEITRMVRDAESNKVDDKKKKEVADLKNNAEGLIYTTEKSLEEYASALKQEDQDEIRADLEALKAVLGVGDPPAIKEALARLEGSAYRIADAIYAQQGGAT